From a single Brettanomyces bruxellensis chromosome 7, complete sequence genomic region:
- a CDS encoding uncharacterized protein (SECRETED:SignalP(1-23)) — MLFKDISRYLLLPILLEIKAVSAADASTGGVGCAYGSEVGTIDGFGATFYSYPLSGSAAGNTADGSVSTAFFQSSFSEYGLYGSTTGVTLPVVSYDGGAPNAMTSIFGISVTGNHFALELDGYFYAETSGIYTLKLTDVDDYVAVWFGSGLDCCDTSSSDNSIAPDFATGRSLNSNTNGGTTYSVYLSAGSYYPIKIRFANVVVGAYLDFSIIDASENEITNFDGYVYQFVNIDDSCSTIIAKLPLATTTVTTDVTHTTSTTELTIYTSNGETITSSIIVIEDPPLSTSTVYTDIQTPLTTTTYTTYISDDVEEPPLTTTTVTTDVAAVTTTTDVSTYISDKKTYTTSVVVVEEPPLTTTTVTTDVAAVTTTTDVSTYISDKKTYTTSVVVVEEPPLTTTTVTTDVAAVTTTTDVSTYISDKKTYTTSVVVVEEPPLTTTTVTTDVAAVTTTTDVSTYISDKKTYTTSVVVVEEPPLTTTTVTTDVAAVTTTTDVSTYISDKKTYTTSVVVVEEPPLTTTTVTTDVAAVTTTTDVSTYISDKKTYTTSVVVVEEPPLTTTTVTTDVAAVTTTTDVSTYISDKKTYTTSVVVVEEPPLTTTTVTTDVPSPTTMTAVTTYTSGGKAVTSSYLLVEEPAMSAKTVTTDVSSPTTTTAVTTYTSGGKAVTSSYLLVEEPAMSAKIVTTDVSSLTTTTAVTTYTSGGKAVTSSYLLVEEPAMSAKTVTTDVSSPTTMTAVTTYTSGGKAVTSSYLLVEEPAMSAKTVTTDVSSLTTTTAVTTYTSGGKAVTSSYLLVEEPAMSAKTVTTDVSSLTTTTAVTTYTSGGKAVTSSYLLVEEPLNTLFSLTTSDHHNFWEYSNSTVTSSSWLDQTSFETATVTTEIGCSSKTTNEIILTLHGKTFTTSLVDEVPASSSKTSASAPYTSSFGSSVTLMVDEEPASSVSEEFAIQTNNNFRSSSAMSNPVVEISRVQTTIPSTSTSIPFSSASPDLYVYEGSGSQIRYSLQLLLSALLLFLF, encoded by the coding sequence atgctttttaaaGATATTTCAAGGTACTTATTACTGCCTATATTGCTTGAAATTAAAGCAGTCAGTGCTGCTGATGCAAGTACTGGAGGTGTTGGCTGTGCTTATGGGTCAGAAGTTGGTACAATTGATGGCTTTGGTGCtactttttattcttatcctCTCAGTGGTAGTGCAGCTGGAAATACAGCCGATGGAAGTGTTAGTACTGCATTTTTTCAGTCTAGCTTTAGTGAATACGGTTTATATGGAAGCACTACTGGCGTGACCCTACCAGTGGTCAGTTATGATGGTGGGGCTCCAAATGCCATGACATCCATTTTCGGAATTTCAGTTACCGGTAATCATTTTGCTCTTGAATTGGATGGATATTTCTATGCAGAAACATCAGGAATCTACACATTAAAGCTAacagatgttgatgattatGTTGCCGTTTGGTTTGGTTCTGGTTTGGATTGCTGTGATACATCATCTTCTGACAATAGTATTGCACCTGACTTTGCTACAGGACGAAGTCTAAACTCAAACACTAATGGTGGAACAACATATTCAGTTTACCTATCTGCCGGTTCATATTATCCAATTAAGATAAGATTTGCAAACGTTGTTGTGGGAGCATATCTTGACTTTAGTATTATTGATGCTTCAGAGAATGAAATCACAAACTTTGATGGTTATGTGTATCAATTTGTTAATATTGATGATTCTTGTTCTACTATTATCGCTAAACTTCCTTTAGCTACTACCACGGTCACAACGGATGTGACACATACTACATCAACAACAGAACTTACCATCTATACATCTAATGGGGAGACAATTACTAGTAGTATCATTGTTATTGAAGACCCTCCATTATCTACATCCACTGTTTACACTGATATCCAAACACCTTTAACAACAACTACATACACAACTTATATATCTGATGATGTCGAGGAACCACCCCTTACTACGACTACTGTCACAACCGATGTCGCTGCAGTTACTACTACAACTGATGTCAGTACTTACATATCCGACAAAAAGACATATACAACTAGTGTTGTCGTGGTCGAGGAACCACCCCTTACTACGACTACTGTCACAACCGATGTCGCTGCAGTTACTACTACAACTGATGTCAGTACTTACATATCCGACAAAAAGACATATACAACTAGTGTTGTCGTGGTCGAGGAACCACCCCTTACTACGACTACTGTCACAACCGATGTCGCTGCAGTTACTACTACAACTGATGTCAGTACTTACATATCCGACAAAAAGACATATACAACTAGTGTTGTCGTGGTCGAGGAACCACCCCTTACTACGACTACTGTCACAACCGATGTCGCTGCAGTTACTACTACAACTGATGTCAGTACTTACATATCCGACAAAAAGACATATACAACTAGTGTTGTCGTGGTCGAGGAACCACCCCTTACTACGACTACTGTCACAACCGATGTCGCTGCAGTTACTACTACAACTGATGTCAGTACTTACATATCCGACAAAAAGACATATACAACTAGTGTTGTCGTGGTCGAGGAACCACCCCTTACTACGACTACTGTCACAACCGATGTCGCTGCAGTTACTACTACAACTGATGTCAGTACTTACATATCCGACAAAAAGACATATACAACTAGTGTTGTCGTGGTCGAGGAACCACCCCTTACTACGACTACTGTCACAACCGATGTCGCTGCAGTTACTACTACAACTGATGTCAGTACTTACATATCCGACAAAAAGACATATACAACTAGTGTTGTCGTGGTCGAGGAACCACCCCTTACTACGACTACCGTCACAACCGATGTCCCCTCGCCAACTACCATGACTGCCGTTACTACCTACACTTCTGGTGGAAAGGCTGTTACCAGCAGTTACCTCCTTGTCGAAGAGCCTGCTATGTCTGCAAAGACTGTCACCACTGATGTCTCCTCACCAACTACCACGACTGCCGTTACTACCTACACTTCTGGTGGAAAGGCTGTTACCAGCAGTTACCTCCTTGTCGAAGAACCTGCTATGTCTGCAAAGATTGTCACCACTGATGTCTCCTCGCTAACTACCACGACTGCCGTTACTACCTACACTTCTGGTGGAAAGGCTGTTACCAGCAGTTACCTCCTTGTCGAAGAACCTGCTATGTCTGCAAAGACTGTCACCACTGATGTCTCCTCACCAACTACCATGACTGCCGTTACTACCTACACTTCTGGTGGAAAGGCTGTTACCAGCAGTTACCTCCTTGTCGAAGAACCTGCTATGTCTGCAAAGACTGTCACCACTGATGTCTCCTCGCTAACTACCACGACTGCCGTTACTACCTACACTTCTGGTGGAAAGGCTGTTACCAGCAGTTACCTCCTTGTCGAAGAACCTGCTATGTCTGCAAAGACTGTCACCACTGATGTCTCCTCGCTAACTACCACGACTGCCGTTACTACCTACACTTCTGGTGGAAAGGCTGTTACCAGCAGTTACCTCCTTGTCGAAGAACCACTGAATACGCTTTTTTCGTTGACAACAAGTGACCATCATAACTTTTGGGAATATAGCAATTCAACTGTTACCAGTTCTAGTTGGCTTGATCAGACTTCATTTGAAACAGCTACTGTGACTACAGAAATTGGGTGCTCCTCTAAAACTACTAACGAGATAATCCTAACGCTTCACGGGAAGACATTTACCACAAGtcttgttgatgaagttcCAGCTTCAAGTAGTAAAACTTCTGCTTCCGCACCTTAcacatcttcttttggttCTAGTGTTACATTAATGGTAGATGAGGAACCAGCATCAAGTGTTTCCGAAGAGTTTGCAATCCAAACTAACAACAACTTCAGATCCTCAAGTGCTATGTCTAACCCTGTTGTTGAAATCAGCAGAGTGCAAACGACAATTCCTTCCACTTCGACATCCATACCATTTTCAAGCGCATCCCCAGATTTATATGTTTATGAGGGATCCGGCTCTCAAATAAGATATAGTCttcaattattattatcggctctcctcctttttctattttga
- a CDS encoding uncharacterized protein (SECRETED:SignalP(1-23)), whose amino-acid sequence MLFWNRLEDLVILLLLGNYLAYATETSIYSASTGGIGCQYGTAVGTINGFAATFYSYPNGGSAAGNTGDGSVSTSFFQYSYSEYGLFGSTTGVTVPSFSYGGGSPDRSTSVFGVEVSGNHFVMELDGYFFATTSGVYTLVLDNVDDYAAIWFGTGLSCCDPTTPDDSIIPDFATGRSNNENTNGGSEYSVYLTAGSYYPIKIRYANVLYAGDLIFSVVDPSGNVIDNFDGYVYQFVNVDGLCTTVTATLPLSTTTVTTDVPSTTTTTEDVTYTSDGNIITSSIVVIEDPPLSTLTVYTDIQTPSTTTELTTYPVNGTTITSSVVIIDQPILSTTNITTNVDSVTTTTEATEYTSDGKTISTTVVVVEEPPLSTTTVNTDVDSVTTTTEAMEYTSDGKTISTTVVVVEEPPLSTITVNTDVDSVTTTTEATEYTSDGKTISTTVVVVEEPPLSTTTVNTDVDSVTTTTEAMEYTSDGKTISTTVVVVEEPPLSTITVNTDVDSVTTTTEATEYTSDGKTISTTVVVVEEPPLSTTTVNTDVDSVTTTTKATEYTSDGKTISTTVVVVEEPPLSTTTIWTNVDSVTTTTEATEYISDGKTISTTVVVVEEPPLSTITVNTDVDSVTTTTKAMEYTSDGKTISTTVVVVEEPPLSTITVNTDVDSVTTTTKAMEYTSDGKTISTTVVVVEEPPLSTITVNTDVDSVTTTTEATEYISDGKTISTTVVVVEEPPLSTTTIWTNVDSVTTTTEATEYTSDGKTISTTVVVVEEPPLSTTTVNTDVDSVTTTTEATEYTSDGKTISTTVVVVEEPPLSTTTIWTNVDSVTTTTEATEYISDGKTISTTVVVVEEPPLSTITVNTDVDSVTTTTEATEYISDGKTISTTVVVVEEPPLSTTTIWTNVDSVTTTTEATEYTSDGKTISTTVVVVEEPPLSTTTIWTNVDSVTTTTEATEYTSDGKTISTTVVVVEEPPLSTITVNTDVDSVTTTTKAMEYTSDGKTISTTVVVVEEPPLSTTTIWTNVDSVTTTTEATEYISDGKTISTTVVVVEEPPLSTITVNTDVDSVTTTTEATEYTSDGKTISTTVVVVEEPPLSTTTVNTDVDSVTTTTEATEYISDGKTISTTVVVVEEPPLSTTTIWTNVDSVTTTTEATEYTSDGKTISTTVVVVEEPPLSTTTIWTNVDSVTTTTEATEYTSDGKTISTTVVVVEEPPLSTTTIWTNVDSVTTTTEATEYTSDGKTISTTVVVVEEPPLSTITVNTDVDSVTTTTEATEYTSDGKTISTTVVVVEEPPLSTTTIWTNVDSVTTTTEATEYTSDGKTISTTVVVVEEPPLSTTTIWTNVDSVTTTTEATEYISDGKTISTTVVVVEEPPLSTITVNTDVDSVTTTTEATEYTSDGKTISTTVVVVEEPPLSTTTIWTNVDSVTTTTKATEYTSDGKTISTTVVVVEEPPLSTTTIWTNVDSVTTTTEATEYISDGKTISTTVVVVEEPPLSTITVNTDVDSVTTTTKAMEYTSDGKTISTTVVVVEEPPLSTTTIWTNVDSVTTTTEATEYISDGKTISTTVVVVEEPPLSTTTIWTNVDSVTTTTEATEYISDGKTISTTVVVVEEPPLSTTTVNTDVDSVTTTTEATEYTSDGKTISTTVVVVEEPPMSRSTVTSDVQKEIVTTVMSGCMLDGRRITSGFVLVEVPSQAVSIVENSGDVSTLTSQQFGYYSNTSVASRTMSLSYSSSVETVTTDVECSSKMTDMITWTSHLSSSSDGTKFDRKTTTVNPGYMTSGGNIVTSTAPVNTDTSGIQPQTRGTEGMRSATKNEFDHSSSSGSWINGSGKRSGILSAVESRTSSLSSKSKMTANDVLTASEMSSYKFGSSIKSGKETTTSSDIVEPTLSTTSLSISSPVSSMTSPDASVYEGAAVKTHYNIQVLVSVLVILLI is encoded by the coding sequence atgcttttttggAATAGACTAGAAGATCTGGTAATACTTCTTTTACTTGGAAATTATCTGGCTTATGCCACAGAAACAAGCATTTATAGTGCCAGTACGGGAGGAATTGGATGTCAATATGGTACTGCTGTTGGCACTATCAATGGCTTTGCCGCAACTTTTTATTCGTATCCTAATGGAGGCAGTGCTGCCGGAAATACTGGTGATGGCAGTGTTAGTACCTCCTTTTTTCAATACAGTTATAGTGAGTATGGACTTTTTGGAAGTACAACTGGTGTTACCGTGCCAAGTTTCAGCTACGGTGGAGGCTCACCAGATCGCTCAACTTCGGTTTTTGGTGTCGAGGTTAGCGGAAATCACTTCGTTATGGAATTGGATGGTTATTTCTTTGCAACTACATCAGGTGTGTATACGTTAGTTCTTGATAATGTTGACGATTATGCGGCCATCTGGTTTGGAACTGGTTTGAGCTGTTGCGACCCAACAACTCCTGATGACAGCATTATTCCAGACTTTGCCACGGGAAGAAGCAATAATGAAAACACAAATGGAGGATCTGAATACTCAGTTTACCTTACTGCAGGTTCTTACTATCCCATTAAAATAAGATATGCTAATGTGCTATATGCAGGTGATCTCATATTTAGTGTTGTTGATCCATCAGGTAATGTCATTGACAACTTTGACGGATATGTCTACCAATTTGTTAATGTTGACGGATTATGCACAACGGTCACAGCTACACTTCCATTAAGCACTACTACTGTAACAACAGATGTGCCATCCACAACTACAACAACAGAAGACGTTACATACACATCAGATGGAAACATCATTACAAGTAGCATAGTTGTTATTGAAGACCCACCACTTTCCACCTTAACTGTCTATACAGATATCCAAACACCATCAACCACAACCGAATTGACAACATATCCAGTAAATGGGACAACCATAACAAGTAGCGTTGTCATCATTGACCAACCTATTTTATCCACCACAAATATAACAACAAATGTTGATTCTGTGACCACGACCACCGAGGCTACGGAGTATACTTCTGATGGTAAGACAATTAGtactactgttgttgttgtcgagGAACCACCTCTTTCTACTACTACTGTGAACACGGATGTCGATTCTGTGACCACGACCACCGAGGCTATGGAGTATACTTCTGATGGTAAGACGATTAGtactactgttgttgttgtcgagGAACCACCTCTTTCTACTATTACTGTGAACACGGATGTCGATTCCGTGACCACGACCACCGAGGCTACGGAGTATACTTCTGATGGTAAGACAATTAGtactactgttgttgttgtcgagGAACCACCTCTTTCTACTACTACTGTGAACACGGATGTCGATTCTGTGACCACGACCACCGAGGCTATGGAGTATACTTCTGATGGTAAGACAATTAGtactactgttgttgttgtcgagGAACCACCTCTTTCTACTATTACTGTGAACACGGATGTCGATTCCGTGACCACGACCACCGAGGCTACGGAGTATACTTCTGATGGTAAGACAATTAGtactactgttgttgttgtcgagGAACCACCTCTTTCTACTACTACTGTGAACACGGATGTCGATTCTGTGACCACGACCACCAAGGCTACGGAGTATACTTCTGATGGTAAGACGATTAGtactactgttgttgttgtcgagGAGCCACCTCTTTCTACTACTACCATTTGGACGAACGTCGATTCCGTGACCACGACCACCGAGGCTACGGAGTACATTTCTGATGGTAAGACAATTAGtactactgttgttgttgttgaggaACCACCTCTCTCTACTATTACTGTGAACACGGATGTCGATTCTGTGACCACGACCACCAAGGCTATGGAGTATACTTCTGATGGTAAGACAATTAGtactactgttgttgttgttgaggaACCACCTCTCTCTACTATTACTGTGAACACGGATGTCGATTCTGTGACCACGACCACCAAGGCTATGGAGTATACTTCTGATGGTAAGACAATTAGtactactgttgttgttgttgaggaACCACCTCTCTCTACTATTACTGTGAACACGGATGTCGATTCCGTGACCACGACCACCGAGGCTACGGAGTACATTTCTGATGGTAAGACAATTAGtactactgttgttgttgtcgagGAACCACCTCTTTCTACTACTACCATTTGGACGAACGTCGATTCCGTGACCACGACCACCGAGGCTACGGAGTATACTTCTGATGGTAAGACAATTAGtactactgttgttgttgtcgagGAACCACCTCTTTCTACTACTACTGTGAACACGGATGTCGATTCCGTGACCACGACCACCGAGGCTACGGAGTATACTTCTGATGGTAAGACAATTAGtactactgttgttgttgtcgagGAGCCACCTCTTTCTACTACTACCATTTGGACGAACGTCGATTCCGTGACCACGACCACCGAGGCTACGGAGTACATTTCTGATGGTAAGACAATTAGtactactgttgttgttgttgaggaACCACCTCTCTCTACTATTACTGTGAACACGGATGTCGATTCCGTGACCACGACCACCGAGGCTACGGAGTACATTTCTGATGGTAAGACGATTAGtactactgttgttgttgtcgagGAGCCACCTCTTTCTACTACTACCATTTGGACGAACGTCGATTCCGTGACCACGACCACCGAGGCTACGGAGTATACTTCTGATGGTAAGACAATTAGtactactgttgttgttgtcgagGAGCCACCTCTTTCTACTACTACCATTTGGACGAACGTCGATTCCGTGACCACGACCACCGAGGCTACGGAGTATACTTCTGATGGTAAGACAATTAGtactactgttgttgttgttgaggaACCACCTCTCTCTACTATTACTGTGAACACGGATGTCGATTCCGTGACCACGACCACCAAGGCTATGGAGTATACTTCTGATGGTAAGACAATTAGtactactgttgttgttgtcgagGAACCACCTCTCTCTACTACTACCATTTGGACGAACGTCGATTCCGTGACCACGACCACCGAGGCTACGGAGTACATTTCTGATGGTAAGACGATTAGtactactgttgttgttgtcgagGAACCACCTCTTTCTACTATTACTGTGAACACGGATGTCGATTCCGTGACCACGACCACCGAGGCTACGGAGTATACTTCTGATGGTAAGACAATTAGtactactgttgttgttgtcgagGAACCACCTCTTTCTACTACTACTGTGAACACGGATGTCGATTCCGTGACCACGACCACCGAGGCTACGGAGTACATTTCTGATGGTAAGACGATTAGtactactgttgttgttgtcgagGAACCACCTCTTTCTACTACTACCATTTGGACGAACGTCGATTCCGTGACCACGACCACCGAGGCTACGGAGTATACTTCTGATGGTAAGACAATTAGtactactgttgttgttgtcgagGAGCCACCTCTTTCTACTACTACCATTTGGACGAACGTCGATTCCGTGACCACGACCACCGAGGCTACGGAGTATACTTCTGATGGTAAGACGATTAGtactactgttgttgttgtcgagGAGCCACCTCTTTCTACTACTACCATTTGGACGAACGTCGATTCCGTGACCACGACCACCGAGGCTACGGAGTATACTTCTGATGGTAAGACAATTAGtactactgttgttgttgttgaggaACCACCTCTCTCTACTATTACTGTGAACACGGATGTCGATTCCGTGACCACGACCACCGAGGCTACGGAGTATACTTCTGATGGTAAGACAATTAGtactactgttgttgttgtcgagGAGCCACCTCTTTCTACTACTACCATTTGGACGAACGTCGATTCCGTGACCACGACCACCGAGGCTACGGAGTATACTTCTGATGGTAAGACGATTAGtactactgttgttgttgtcgagGAGCCACCTCTTTCTACTACTACCATTTGGACGAACGTCGATTCCGTGACCACGACCACCGAGGCTACGGAGTACATTTCTGATGGTAAGACAATTAGtactactgttgttgttgttgaggaACCACCTCTCTCTACTATTACTGTGAACACGGATGTCGATTCCGTGACCACGACCACCGAGGCTACGGAGTATACTTCTGATGGTAAGACAATTAGtactactgttgttgttgtcgagGAGCCACCTCTTTCTACTACTACCATTTGGACGAACGTCGATTCTGTGACCACGACCACCAAGGCTACGGAGTATACTTCTGATGGTAAGACGATTAGtactactgttgttgttgtcgagGAGCCACCTCTTTCTACTACTACCATTTGGACGAACGTCGATTCCGTGACCACGACCACCGAGGCTACGGAGTACATTTCTGATGGTAAGACGATTAGtactactgttgttgttgtcgagGAACCACCTCTCTCTACTATTACTGTGAACACGGATGTCGATTCTGTGACCACGACCACCAAGGCTATGGAGTATACTTCTGATGGTAAGACAATTAGtactactgttgttgttgtcgagGAGCCACCTCTTTCTACTACTACCATTTGGACGAACGTCGATTCCGTGACCACGACCACCGAGGCTACGGAGTACATTTCTGATGGTAAGACGATTAGtactactgttgttgttgtcgagGAGCCACCTCTTTCTACTACTACCATTTGGACGAACGTCGATTCCGTGACCACGACCACCGAGGCTACGGAGTACATTTCTGATGGTAAGACAATTAGtactactgttgttgttgtcgagGAACCACCTCTTTCTACTACTACTGTGAACACGGATGTCGATTCTGTGACCACGACCACCGAGGCTACGGAGTATACTTCTGATGGTAAGACAATTAGtactactgttgttgttgtcgagGAACCACCTATGTCAAGAAGTACGGTGACATCTGATgtgcagaaagaaattgttACCACGGTGATGAGTGGTTGCATGTTGGATGGTAGAAGGATTACTAGTGGGTTCGTTCTTGTGGAAGTGCCATCACAAGCTGTATCGATTGTGGAAAATAGTGGAGATGTGAGCACGTTGACATCTCAACAGTTTGGGTACTATAGTAATACGTCTGTGGCTAGTCGTACAATGTCTTTGTCGTATTCTTCGAGCGTTGAGACAGTAACGACCGACGTCGAGTGTTCATCGAAAATGACGGATATGATCACGTGGACATCGCATCTAAGTTCTTCGAGTGATGGCACCAAGTTTGATAGGAAAACGACGACTGTAAATCCAGGTTATATGACCTCCGGAGGCAATATTGTGACTAGTACAGCACCTGTTAATACGGATACCTCTGGCATCCAGCCCCAGACACGAGGTACCGAGGGAATGCGTTCTGccacaaaaaatgaatttgatCATTCAAGTTCGTCAGGAAGTTGGATAAATGGATCCGGTAAAAGATCTGGAATTTTGAGTGCTGTGGAATCGAGaacttcatcattatcaagTAAATCAAAAATGACAGCTAATGATGTGCTTACCGCTAGTGAGATGTCCTCATACAAATTTGGAAGCTCTATAAAGtcaggaaaagaaacaacGACGTCTTCGGACATAGTTGAACCAACATTATCAACAACATCTCTCTCGATTTCATCTCCGGTTTCGAGTATGACATCACCGGATGCTTCAGTTTATGAAGGTGCAGCAGTTAAGACACATTATAACATTCAAGTACTTGTTTCAGTACTTGTGATACTTCTTATCTGA